From a single Salinirussus salinus genomic region:
- a CDS encoding beta-propeller domain-containing protein, with protein MGLSRHLVVAGLVAVLVVAGAGAALVGPEPPRATSDAEWSTPGAGNGTATGVSYFDGEAEFREYVQASQRLGSGGAPVARASGAAGGGDGGGGDAVAEQDATVETTGGTATAADTGGGGADTRVGTTNVQVAGVDEPDLVKTDGEHFFYAPRERYRVVRTTAVSGDGVARPEPRKQPNTTVIDIGDPAAPEVAAEINESGQLLQTGDSLVVLAPDELVGYDISDASAPERVWSHPLNGSLVAARLADDRLYVVTANAVDPADPCPVEPLGGAAPVTCTDIAHPETQIRADATYTVAAMDPATGAVSNATGLVGTRANTVVYADGEDLYLTYTERTDRTAVLTDYLLASDVLPGPVKAEVAMIRDTQPRDEQWRAVAERVREYAERSDREERAVYRELSDGLREYLGERKRTLTRTGVVRVELGGRLEVAAHGSVPGEPLNQFSLSAHNGTLRVATTIPGYGSAESENDLYTLEAESLDRQGSVTGMGEGQRVYAVRYVGETAYVVTFRQVDPLHVVDLSDPEEPVERGTLELPGFSTYLHPIDDDHVLGVGEEDGRVKAVLFDVSDPTDPVVDDNLRLEAGWSAVAGSHHAFTIDRRHEVFVLPAGQQALAVDYTDSSLDVERRVETAEPVTRARYVGDHLYVFAGRTVTVLDERGWDIVEKLPV; from the coding sequence ATGGGACTGTCGAGGCATCTCGTGGTCGCCGGGCTCGTCGCCGTCCTCGTGGTGGCCGGTGCGGGCGCCGCGCTGGTCGGGCCGGAACCGCCGCGGGCGACGTCCGACGCCGAGTGGTCGACGCCCGGCGCTGGGAACGGGACAGCGACCGGGGTCAGCTACTTCGACGGCGAGGCGGAGTTCAGGGAGTACGTCCAGGCCAGCCAGCGCCTCGGCTCCGGCGGCGCGCCCGTCGCGCGCGCCAGCGGCGCAGCCGGCGGTGGCGACGGCGGAGGCGGGGATGCGGTCGCCGAACAGGACGCGACGGTCGAGACGACCGGGGGGACTGCCACGGCGGCCGACACCGGAGGGGGCGGCGCCGACACCCGCGTCGGGACGACCAACGTCCAGGTCGCCGGCGTCGACGAGCCGGACCTGGTCAAGACCGACGGCGAGCACTTCTTCTACGCGCCCCGGGAGCGCTACCGCGTGGTTCGGACGACCGCAGTTTCGGGCGACGGCGTCGCCAGACCCGAACCCCGCAAGCAGCCCAACACGACGGTCATCGACATCGGCGACCCGGCGGCACCCGAGGTCGCCGCGGAGATCAACGAGAGCGGGCAACTGCTCCAGACCGGCGACAGCCTGGTCGTCCTCGCTCCCGACGAGCTCGTCGGCTACGACATCAGCGACGCGAGCGCGCCCGAGCGGGTCTGGTCGCACCCGCTGAACGGCTCGCTGGTGGCCGCGCGGCTGGCCGACGACCGGCTCTACGTCGTCACGGCGAACGCGGTCGACCCCGCCGACCCCTGCCCCGTCGAGCCGCTCGGCGGCGCCGCTCCGGTGACGTGTACCGACATCGCCCACCCCGAGACGCAGATCCGGGCCGACGCCACCTACACCGTGGCCGCGATGGACCCCGCGACCGGTGCCGTCTCGAACGCGACGGGCCTGGTCGGCACCCGGGCGAACACCGTCGTCTACGCCGACGGCGAGGACCTCTATCTGACCTACACCGAACGGACCGACCGGACGGCGGTCCTGACCGACTACCTGCTGGCCTCCGACGTGCTCCCCGGGCCGGTGAAAGCCGAGGTGGCGATGATCCGCGACACCCAACCCCGCGACGAGCAGTGGCGCGCGGTCGCCGAGCGGGTCAGGGAGTACGCCGAGCGCTCCGACCGCGAGGAGCGGGCGGTCTACCGCGAGCTCAGCGACGGGCTGCGGGAGTATCTGGGCGAGCGCAAGCGCACCCTCACCCGGACCGGCGTCGTGCGGGTCGAACTCGGCGGACGGCTCGAGGTTGCCGCCCACGGGAGCGTCCCCGGCGAGCCGCTGAACCAGTTCTCGCTGTCGGCCCACAACGGCACCCTCCGGGTCGCCACCACCATCCCGGGCTACGGCAGCGCCGAGAGCGAGAACGACCTCTACACGCTCGAGGCCGAGTCGCTCGACCGGCAGGGCTCGGTGACGGGCATGGGCGAGGGTCAGCGCGTCTACGCCGTCCGCTACGTCGGCGAGACCGCCTACGTCGTCACCTTCCGGCAGGTCGACCCGCTGCACGTCGTCGACCTCTCCGACCCGGAGGAGCCCGTCGAGCGCGGCACGCTGGAGCTGCCGGGCTTCTCGACGTATCTCCACCCCATCGACGACGACCACGTGCTGGGGGTCGGCGAGGAGGACGGCCGCGTCAAGGCGGTCCTGTTCGACGTCTCCGACCCGACCGACCCCGTCGTCGACGACAACCTCCGGCTGGAGGCGGGCTGGTCGGCCGTCGCCGGCAGCCACCACGCCTTCACCATCGACCGCAGACACGAGGTGTTCGTCCTCCCGGCCGGCCAGCAGGCGCTTGCCGTCGACTACACGGACAGCAGCCTCGACGTCGAGCGCCGGGTCGAGACTGCGGAGCCCGTGACCCGCGCCCGCTACGTCGGCGACCACCTCTACGTCTTCGCCGGGCGGACCGTGACCGTCCTCGACGAGCGCGGCTGGGATATCGTGGAGAAGCTGCCGGTCTGA
- a CDS encoding DUF7519 family protein has product MTTAPDPRNHGVARRQEEHQLPTRTSVAIVLLGTVGLVAVLLGRVGPALVPALVGIGGALSLAGGFWAVSSERFRTVGQVAGGLLAFPVGVGFVVGTVGTALVLVEVYFPVPDAGLIAVNALLLVSRLGIVVGCVLATLGAVLGIRSVVDPATLSRYYWTVLRTGTVPLAVTATAAGGAVLSELRPGAAGVTPAGVAAGLLGWLAAPGPGLHVASFFLAVSVAAMAVRAAVDSLPVAELVADSGAGEPGARRVRTVRQWLLYAGVATLGLALAGLYVDVQFRTPARLAAAVGPGIAAPLAGLTGAAVLRAPLVAVGLAAAVAVSVTWALRRVARMSLTAAARRAGPVLVGGVLALGALALAGPAFDRLVAAVAGRLPSVFATEFREVAGSVEVFYGPGTVVLGAMTACLVVAGLLVLAARLLLWLGYLSRRRAGFALASAGLFLATVFAGTLETPAPLVFGGLVVSLLVWDAGEYGTTLGEEVGRRARTRSGELVHVGATLAVGLAGAGAALAARALLASRSVDPSPAVTAGLVAALAGALLLVAALR; this is encoded by the coding sequence ATGACCACGGCACCCGACCCCCGGAACCACGGCGTCGCTCGCCGCCAGGAAGAGCACCAGCTCCCGACGCGGACCAGCGTGGCGATCGTCCTCCTGGGGACGGTCGGGCTGGTCGCCGTGCTGCTCGGTCGCGTCGGCCCTGCGCTCGTTCCTGCCCTCGTAGGTATCGGAGGGGCGCTGTCGCTCGCCGGTGGCTTCTGGGCGGTCTCCAGCGAGCGATTCCGGACGGTCGGCCAGGTCGCCGGCGGGCTGCTCGCCTTCCCGGTGGGTGTCGGGTTCGTCGTCGGAACCGTCGGGACGGCACTCGTGCTCGTGGAGGTGTACTTCCCGGTTCCGGATGCGGGACTGATCGCCGTCAACGCACTGCTTCTGGTCAGCCGGCTCGGTATCGTCGTCGGCTGCGTGCTCGCGACCCTCGGGGCCGTGCTCGGCATCCGGAGCGTCGTCGACCCGGCGACGCTGTCGCGGTACTACTGGACGGTCCTGAGAACCGGGACGGTCCCGCTCGCCGTCACGGCCACCGCGGCCGGCGGGGCGGTCCTCTCTGAGTTGCGCCCCGGAGCCGCCGGCGTCACGCCCGCAGGAGTGGCCGCCGGGCTACTCGGGTGGCTGGCCGCACCCGGCCCGGGCCTGCACGTCGCCAGCTTCTTCCTGGCGGTCTCGGTGGCGGCGATGGCGGTCAGGGCGGCCGTCGACTCCCTGCCGGTCGCCGAGCTGGTCGCCGACAGCGGCGCCGGCGAGCCAGGGGCCCGCCGGGTCAGGACGGTCAGACAGTGGCTGCTGTACGCCGGGGTCGCCACCCTCGGGCTGGCGCTCGCCGGCCTGTACGTCGACGTCCAGTTCCGCACGCCCGCCCGGCTGGCAGCGGCGGTCGGTCCCGGTATCGCCGCCCCGCTCGCCGGGCTGACCGGCGCGGCCGTCCTGCGGGCGCCCCTGGTCGCGGTCGGGCTCGCCGCAGCCGTCGCGGTGTCGGTCACGTGGGCGCTCCGGCGGGTCGCCCGGATGTCGCTGACGGCCGCGGCCAGGCGGGCCGGTCCCGTCCTCGTCGGGGGCGTGCTCGCGCTCGGTGCGCTGGCTCTCGCCGGCCCGGCCTTCGACCGGCTGGTGGCCGCGGTCGCCGGGCGGCTCCCCTCCGTGTTCGCCACCGAGTTCCGCGAGGTCGCCGGGTCGGTGGAGGTCTTCTACGGCCCCGGGACGGTCGTGCTCGGGGCGATGACCGCCTGCCTCGTCGTCGCCGGCCTGCTCGTCCTCGCTGCCCGGCTGTTGCTGTGGCTGGGGTACCTCTCCCGCCGGCGGGCGGGGTTTGCGCTCGCGAGCGCCGGCCTCTTTCTCGCGACCGTCTTCGCGGGCACGCTCGAGACGCCGGCGCCGCTGGTCTTCGGCGGGCTGGTGGTGAGCCTGCTGGTCTGGGACGCCGGCGAGTACGGCACGACGCTCGGCGAGGAGGTCGGCCGGCGGGCCCGAACCCGTAGCGGCGAACTCGTCCACGTGGGCGCGACGCTGGCAGTGGGCCTTGCCGGCGCCGGCGCGGCGCTGGCGGCGCGGGCGCTGCTCGCCAGTCGGTCGGTCGACCCCTCGCCGGCCGTGACCGCCGGCCTCGTGGCCGCCCTCGCCGGCGCTCTCCTGCTCGTCGCCGCGCTCCGGTGA